The stretch of DNA CTCTCCCGTGGCTATTTTTGCTCCGTCATTGAATGTCGCCACCATCCCCTTGTTTCGCTCGTGCGACAGCACAGAGACATTCGGGTTCGTTGCGGCTAGGCCTTTGGCGACTGACAGGCTGGAGTCCGTGGAGGCATCGTCGACGATGATCACGTCGACCTCAACCTCTTCCTGGGCAAGGCAGCTGTGGACGGCCTGGGGAAGGAAGTTCGCGTAGTTGTAACAAGGAACCACGACCGTCACAGTTGCCGGCGGCTCCGGTACGGCCCGGGGCTTGACCCGGATCCGTCGATCAACGCTTTGCACCGTATTCTCCATTTTTCTCACTTCTCCAACGACGTACGCAGTTGCTCGGCGACGAATTCCTGCTGGGACGCCGTGATTCCCGGATAGAGGGGAAGGGACAGTATTTGCTGGGAGTGTTTCTCGGCCTCGGGAAAGGATCCCCGACGGTGGCCCAGGAACTCATAGGCCGGCAGCAGATGGACGGGCAGGGGATAGTGGACCCCGGCTCCAACGCCGCTTTCGTTCAGCCGGGCGACAATACGGTCGCGGTCGCGCCCGGGAACACGGACGACGTACAGGTGGAAGACGTGTTCGTTGCCTGGCGTGGTGGCCGGCAGCACGACGTCGTCAAGACCTTCCAGCAGCGTGGCGTACAGCTCCGCAGCCTCCGCCCGCTGCTGGTTCCATTGATCCAGGAGCGCGAGCTTGGCGGACAGGACCACCGCCTGAAGGGAATCCATCCGCGAGTTGAAGCCGATGTCACCGTGCTCATAGCGGGTTGTTCCGCCGTGGTTGCGAAGCTTGCGGAGTTGATCGGCAATTGCCGCCGAGCTCGTCATGACGGCCCCGGCATCCCCGTACGCTCCGAGATTCTTCCCCGGGTAGAAGCTGGTGGCGGCGACGTCGCCCAACGACCCTGCGCGGGCACCGAAGCGTTGTGCGCCCTGGGCCTGGGCCATGTCCTCAACGAGGGCCACGTCCGCGTTCGTCGCACGGCGAAGCAGTTCCATGGGAGCCGCCTGGCCGAACAAGTGGACGCCTATAACAGCCTTGGTCCGCGATGTCAGCTTTTCCGCGACGCTCCCGGGCTCCACCAGGAAATCGGTGTCGCAGTCCGCGAGGACAAGTTTGGCGCCCGCGCGCATGACGGCGCCTGCCGTGGCAACGAACGTATTGGCCGGCACAATCACTTCATCTCCGGGCTTGACGCCGGTTGCCCGAAGGGCGAGCTCGATGGCGTCGGTCCCGTTTCCCACGCCGACGGCGAACTGGGCGCCGCAGTACCTTGCCCAGGCCTCTTCGAACTCCCCGACTTGGGGTCCGAGGACGAAGCTGCTTTCCGCGATGACCCGGTTGAAGCCCTCACGAATTGTGTCGTTGATCTGCCGCTGTTGTTGGGCCAAATCGACCAGTGGCACGCGATGAGTAGTCATGATGTTCCTTTCAGCTCGTCGATGCTGGAGTTTCCGATACTTCTTTGCCGCGGTCCGGTGTTTCGGTGTCTGATGCCCAACGGGCAGCGGCACGCACTTGTCTGCTGAACCACCGGGCCAGCAACAGAATGTAGACACCTGTGCCGGCGGCGCCCCCGGCAAGGAGTTGGGTCAGCGGCGTCGGGAGCAGGGATATCGTGACCATCGCGGCGGCAGCCGCCGGTATGGCCGCGGCCAGGGGTGGCCAGAGCTTGGAGGCCACGGCCCGCAGGTCTGCCCCGCTGCGCTTCAGGGACACGGCGTAGGCCGGACAAACTACAAGAAGGGCTGTTGCCAGGTGGGCTGCGGCCACTCCGGCCGTTCCATCCAGGCTGATGCCGAGCAGGACGGCGGGTATGAGGCCGGCGATCCAGGCAACTTGAACGAACAGCGTGACCCGGGCTGCTCCCCGCGCGAGGAGATACGAAGCTGAAAGGTCAAATAGGGTTCGGAGTGCCCCGAAGATTCCAAGCCAGCCCAGGATCAATGACGCGGGCAGCCATTTGGGCCCGTAGACGAGTTGCACCACAGGTCCGGCCAAAACCGCCAACATAAGACCGGCTAGCAAGGAGACGGCCCACACCGGTCCAAGCATGGCCGCGAAGCTCTGATCCGACCGTCCCCGTGCCAGTCTGGCAAATGCTGGAATAGAAACGGAACGAACCACCTGGCCGAGTGCGCTCATCGGCCAGTTCGAGATATTGAATGCCAGGAAATAGAATCCGAGCGCCACGGGCCCGGCAAGACGTGAGATGGCGACGGTGTCAACGTTCAACAGCGCCCAGGACAACATATTTGCACCCGCTACGGGCAGACCGTAGTCCAGGACTCCAGGGGCCACGTGCCGGTCAAAACCGAATCGGGGGCGTTCCCCGGATAGGACAAATTGAAGGACCAGCGAAACTGCCTGGGAGGAGATCCGGGCAACGGCCAGGCCCATGACCCCCCACCCGGCAAGCACGAGTGCGATAGTCAGCGATGTCCCAACAACGAATTCTACGCACGAGATGCCAAAAATCTTCTTCTGCGCGAATAGCCGCTGCAGGGCCGCGTACGGCACCACACCGAGGCTGGCGAGCAGCAGGGAGAGGGACATGACTGCAATGACGGGGCCGGCCTCGTGGCTACCCAGAAGATCCGCCAGTCCTTGGGCCGACGCCGCCATCGTCACCGTCAGTACGGTTCCCGAGACGGCGGCAAGGCTGGCGACGGTGGGCGCTTTACGGACAGGATCCTCTGAGCGGACGAGGTCTGCGCTCATTCCGAGATCGGCCAGCGATATCAACACCGCCTGAACGCTCAGAGCCACGGCGAAAACCCCGAATTGGGCAGGCGCCAGGAGCCACGCAAGGACGATGCCCACAGCGAAACTGCTCAGGCGGAGAACGAGGCTGTTGACGCTGCTCCAGGCGAGTCCGTGTCCGATGCGTTGCCGGAGTCCGGGGTATGCGGTTGCCGTCATACGCCAAATCGCCTCCAGCGGCGCCACCGCAACGACCAGCGCCAGTTATCCACCCTGCCGGACAGCCGACGCCGATAGGCGGGCATCCGGCCCTTCCCGCGAATGCGGTATGCCCTCCACGGCGCAGAGCCCGTAATGCCGGCATCAGTTTCCACCGCGAACTTGGCCAGCTCCTCTGCGGCAGCCGCGTTCATCCCGCCTTTGTCGAGGGCCTGGTTGGCGGCGCGGACTGCTTCAACTGCCAGTGCGTGCCGTGCCATGCGCAACAGTCCGGGGTGACGGTTCAGGGCCGATCCCGGCATACCCGCTAGATCTTCGAAGACATGGCGCCGCGCCTGGATGTCCGCGAGTCCCCCACCGAAATCCGTCAGGTGCATGTTCAGTCCATGGACCCGGTAGAAGGCTTGAACGATTCCGTTGACTCGTCCGACTGAACCAATCTCCGCGGCGCGCAGCCAAAGCTCCATATCCGCCGAATGCGGCATGTCCGGCCTGTAGCCGCCGAGCCGATCCATGACGGAACGGCGCAGTACCGCCTCTGGATTCACGATGATATTGGACCCTCGCCGGCACATTATCCGGGTCCATTCTTCGCCGGTCCAGAGCGACCACGACTTCCTCATCTCCCCGGTCGGCGGTACCTTGTCGTGAAATTCCTGGGCATAGCCGTAGGCCAGCCCGACTTCGGGGTGGGCTTCCAACAGGGCTGTGGATCGAGCCAGAGATCCGGGTGCCAGCAAGTCATCCGCTGACAGCAGGACAACATACTCGCCTCGGACCCGCGACAGGCCGTCGTTGTAGCTCGCAATGTGCCCCAGGTTTTGACTATGCAAAACCACGCTGATTCGCTCGTCCCCGGCGGCAAGCTCCCTCGCAACCCGCGGACTGGCATCGGTTGAGGCGTCATCGACAATGATGACGTCCAGATCGACGCCCTCCTGGCTCACGACGGACGCCACAGCCTCTGTGAGGTACCGGGCGTAGTTGTAACACGGGATGACGACCGAAACCACCGGGCGACGCAACAGTGCCGTCGGTTTCTGATGATTTCCGAACCCAATCCGGATTGCCGCGCGGTTCACAGCTGAGCCGCCGCTCCGTTGACGCCACCGTGGTTGAGCTGATGTGCCGGGACGCCCACCCACGTTTCGCCGTCGGGGACGTCACTCAGGACCGCGGCACCCATGCCGACCGTAGCGTACGAGCCAATCAACGTCCGTTCCCGCACACTGGAATTCATGCCAAGGTGGGCGGCGCGGCCTATCCGGACCCCGCCGCCAAGAGTGGTCCCGGCGGCAAACGTCGCGAAGTCCGCCACGGCGTCGTCGTGCGTAAACGTGACCCCGGGCATGGCCACCACGTGCGAACCTAAGGTGACAGAGGCCGTCAGTGTCACGTTCTGCAGCAGGATGCTGCCCCGGCCGATACGGCAACCCTCAGGCATCCGGACCGACGGGTCGATCACTGTGGCATAGCGGTTGCTGCCAATGCCGAGAGCACTCAGACGTTCAACCAGGGCCTCTCGGGGACGGCCGGCATCCAGGCAGACCAGAAAGAAGGCGTGCGTGTAGTGGACAGAGTCATCGATGGGTCCAAGGACGGGCGCTCCGTCCACATCGCTCCCGATCATCTCGGCGTCATCAAGGAATCCGACGACGTCGTAGCGTCCGCTGCTGCGAACGGTGGCCAGGACCTCACGGGCCAGGCCGGTGGCGGCGATCAGCAAAAGCTCGCTCATCTGGTCACCAGCCCGATTTTCGGGAAACCGGCGCAGGGCTGCGGAGCCCTCCCGGTAGACACGGGGGTGAGGTTGGCTGGCAGCATCCGGACTCGGGTTCCGTCAGCTCCGGATGCTGCCAGCTCCTGTTCGCGGGTCGGTTGTGCAGCAACAGACCCGGCAATCCGGCCGGTAATGGCCGGATTGAATCTGTGACGGGCGGCCGCGGCCCGTGCGACGCGACGCTCCGCACCGGACGCCGGTCGGTTCCCGCTGGATTGCCTGTCCCGACGTGCAACTGGCCAAACCGCCATCCCCCACCTTCTCTCTCGCCGAACCTTCGCGGCGCGGCGCCGATTCTTTGCGGAACCTGCCGGCGGATACCGGCGACATGGACCCGGTTCAGCAGTTCGCTCGGTGGGCCTAGGGAAAAGCTAGCCCCGACGGGCGGGGGAAAACCGGAAACGGGGAGCCGATGTGGTTCAAGCGCGGGAAGTATGCGGGATCTGCGGGATCCGCGGGATCCGGATCCGGGGCCTCAGCCGCAGACAATCCGTCAGACGGCCACCGGGGACGTCTCGCGGGCCGGCTCCGGCGCCGGCAACGGTTCCCTGGCAGATATCAGGGAGGTGAGCTGGGACCGTGATTGGACTCCCAACTTCCGGTAGATCCCCGTCAGGCGCACCTCTACCGTTCGAACAGATACGAACAGCGATGCGGCGATTTCCTTGTTGCGCCGGCCCCGGGAGACCAGCTGCACCAGTTCGCGTTCGTGGTCCGAGAGCAGCAGCAGGGCCGGGTTTTGAATCTCCGGCACCACTGCGACGCGGCCGCCGAGGAGCAACGTGTCCACTTGCTGCGTCCATGCGGCAGCGCCGACTTCCTCGAAAAGCGCTTTTGCCCTCAGGAGTGAGTCCTTCGCATCCTTGGGCCTGCCGGAGGTCTTCAGGCGCTCGGCATAGCAGAGCAGCGTCCGGGCCCGGTCGAATACAGAATCGCCTTTCTGCCACGCCTCCAATGCCTGGGCGAAGAGCCCCAAGGACTGGTCACCCTCCGCCACCAGGGCCCTTGACCGGGATACGGCCATGCGCAGCCACCGGGATTTCAGGCCGGTTGACCGGTATTCCAGCCGTGCCAGCGCCCGGGTGGCTTCGCGGCGCCGGCCAAGCCTGACCAGTACTTCGACCAGATCGGACTCACAGCGCAGAAGTGCGGGATTGGGGAAGTCCAGGCCTATCTCCGAAGCCCGGGCGAGCATGGCCGCGGCCTCCGCAAGATCGCCGCGCATCAGCGCAAACTGGCCCTGGCAGGCAACAAGTTGCGCTGTGGCTTGCGCCGGGGTGTCAGCACTGGCGAACCGTTGGGCCTCGGCGAGGCGCGACTGCGCCTCCACCTCGTCCCCCGCCGCATGGGCGCGCCAGAGGAGCAGGTTGTTCCGCAGGCCACGGTGATAGTGCTGGCTCGTTGGCGAACCGGCGATTTCGTCAATCAGCGCGATCGCAGAGCGGAAATTCCCGGCACGGATTTCGTTGTCGGCTGCGAAGTAGCGGGCGGTTTCGCTCCAGTTGGCATCGCTGGCCGCGTTCAGATTCCGGACGAGGGCAAAGAGGTCACGTGCGCCCTCATAGTTCTCGGCGTAGCTGAGGGCGCGGCCCTTCAGGAGCAGCGACGCCACTGAACTGTTGCCACTCCCATCGGCTGACCGCGGGATCCGTTCAATGCTTCCTTTCACCGCGTCGGTCAGGAGCCTGGCGCGCTGGTTCACCGCCAGGGATTCGCCGGAGGCCGAGCCCAGGAATTGTTCTGCATGCTCAAGCAGTCGCTCGGCGTCCTCGACCTGCCAGCGGTCCGCCAGGTAAAGCGCACCGGTGGACAGGAGGCAGGCCGAGAAGGCCGGATCATGATGCCCGAATTCCTTGATCAGCCGCAGCATCATGCTCGGCCTCACGGCATGGCCCTTCATGAGTTCGATCTGGAAATCGAGGCCCGTGAGGCGCAATGTCAGAGCCCGGTTTCGGGTGGTTCGCTGTGCCCAGTCCAGGTAACGCTTCGCGTGGACGAACTCACCCCTGCTGAACAGCACCTCGGCGATGGTACCCAGCCGCGCGGCTGTCTCTTCTTCCCACGGATTGATCGTGAGCGCCCGTTCGATGTACTCCACGGCGGATTGAGTCTGCCCGGTCCTCACCAGCTCAATGGCGAAGCGGAGCAGGCGGAATGATGTGTCCCGTCGTGCCGCCGGCGTGTAGCTCAGATGCCAGGGCCACGCCAATGGATCCCCGGTTTCCGCGGCCGCGGCCAACGCCTGATGGCTGCCGGCTATTTGCCCGGGAGACATAGCCGAGAAAACATGGGACCGCAGCATCTGGCTCTGAATATTCACATAAGATCCTGCACGGATGGCGATCCCGGCGGAGAGGAGTTCCTCCACTCCGGACCACAGATCGCCGGGCATTTGCTCCAAAAGACCGACCCGGCTGCGGTACGAAAGGGACAGGAAGTCCAGCGCGCGTCGTGCACGGGGAGAAATTGTCGAAATGGATGCGGCAAGATCAGCGTCGAAGCTCCCCTTCCACTGCAGGGGGATGGGCAGCGCGTACATTCCGTGCCGTTGCCGTTGAACCAGCGCATCGAAGAGTTCAATCGAGGCGAGCGGATTTCCTTGCGTAGCCGCAGCCACAGCGTGAATTACGGCGTTGTTGGATTGTCCTGCTGAAATGGATTGGAGCATTGTCACGGTGTCGTTGTGGCCGAGGTCCTGTAAATGAATGGACGTAAGCCGCGCAAACGGGCTCTGCGGGGCCTCACGGCGCATGCTGGCGAAGAGCACGATGCCCGTACCTGCGAGACGCCGGGCCAGGAATCCGAGAACTGTCTGGCTGGCGGAATCCAGTTCGTCGGCGTCGTCAATAACCACCACTATCCTGGCCGCGGACCGTTGTCGCAGCGCGGACAGGAGCATTGTTGCAAGGGTCGAAGAATCCTGCAGGCGGCGAGCCGAGTCGGTCACATGGTCGGTGATGGGGCCCAGCACGGGGTCGTCGATGCCATTGAGCAGGGCCGTCAGGCCGGAGAAGGGCCAATCCGATTCTGAAGGATTGGCGCGGAGGAGCACGGTGCGGAAATCATGGAGCTTCGGGATCTCCGCGAGGAGCGAGGACTTCCCGCTTCCATGATTTCCGGTGACCACCATTGCGGATTCCCGGGGACTCCGGATTAACGCAACGATGCGGGCTAGTTCCTTGTCGCGGCCGAATAGGACCATGGTTCCCCCCATTTAATCCCCGAGAGACCGTCACTCCTGGCTTCATTGTATTTCCGCATAAGAAGTAATGCAGCCTGACTGACGTATTTGCCTGCAACAGACAAATGCTTTTCCAAAATAAAGGTCCGGGATCACGCTCCGGGGTTGAAGCGCAAGCCCTGACCAAATGGCTTTACTGCTGCAAATATAGCTTTGGCTCCCCCGGACTACTACGGCCCGGGAAGAATCGAGTAGGGCTGTCGCGGAAGACGAGTAGCGAAGGCCATAAATACTTGGAAAGGCCTCGACAAGGAATCGACGGCGCCGTTTCCGGCAACGGCCCGTCCCGTGGGCGACGGCCCGTCCCGTGGGCCGCTAGGCGGCCAGCCCGATCACGAGGTTGAGGGTGGCGGCGAGGATGATCGTGCCAAAGAGATAGGACAGCAGGCTGTGCTTCAGCGCCTCGGCACGGATGCCATGGTTCTGCAGGGCTGTGTCCGAGACCTGGTACGTCATGCCCAGGCTCGTTGCCAGGTAGGCGAAGTCCGTGTACTGCGGCGGCTGGGTCTGGTTGAAGTCGATGCCGCCGACCCCAGCCCCGGCTTTCCTGCCAGTGCTGTAGTAAAGCTGTGCGTAGCGCAGCGTGAAGAGCGTCTGGACCAGCATCCAGGACAGGGCCACCGAGGTCAGAGCCAGCAGGCCGCCGCCGAGCCGGGACGCGCCGTCGGTATTGCTGTGGGAGTCGACGACGACCGCCGCCACCGCCGCCAGGCTGGCGACGTTCGCGGCCAGGATCAACAAATCGGTGGTGCTGCGGGAAGGGTCCTCGGCAGTGGCGTGTGACCGGGTCTCCGCAGGGTCCAGCCGCCCGACCACGAGCCACACCCAAAGCATGTAGGTCAGCGCCGCACTGCTCCAGCCAATCGCCGGAGCCTCCACCCAGTGCCCGGTCAGGCCCGCAGCCATCGCTGCAAGCAGCCCCGCCAGCAGCATGACAGCGAACCGGAGGCGGCTTCGCCGGGCGCGGACGGCGCCTCGGGACGGTGATCCGGTGTTCATTCCCTGATCATTGCACAGCGACCATTGCACAGCGCCGGCCCGCTGCCCGGGCACAGACGAGAACCCCGGCGTTATCCACATGGTGACTGCAATGCTTCCGTCCGCACGGCTGCCGCGCCTACCGTGGGCAGGGAAGGAATCGCCGAAACCCACCGGAATGCACTAAGATATTGAAGTCTGTGCTGCGCCACGCCCCCGTTCGGGTGGCTGGGAACTGCACGGCACCGCAAATGAACCTCCTGTTACGGAAATGCCGTAACCGCTTAGCCCAAAGGAGGTGGGTTCACATATGCGTCCTTACGAATTGATGGTAATCATCGACCCCGAGGTCGAAGAGCGTACCGTTGAGCCAACGCTTCAGAAGTTCCTGAGTGTCATCACCACCGATGGTGGAACCATCGAAAAGGTTGACATCTGGGGCCGCCGTCGCCTGGCTTACGAAATCCAGAAGAAAACTGAAGGTATCTACGCCGTGGTGAACTTCACCGCTGAGCCGGCTACCGCCAAGGAACTTGACCGCCAGCTGAGCCTCAATGAGACCATCATGCGCACCAAGATCACCCGCCCCGAAGTGCAGAAGGTTGTTGCTGAGTAATTCAGCCCCCGACTTTCAAGCTTCACACCCGCAGGAACGAACAAGGAGGCAGTAGATGGCAGGCGAAACCACTATTACGGTCATCGGTAATCTCACCAATGACCCCGAACTGAGGTTCACGCCGTCAGGTTCGGCAGTTGCGAACTTCACCATCGCTTCCACCCCGCGCACCTTCGACCGCCAGTCCAATGAGTGGAAGGACGGGGAAACCCTGTTCCTCCGTGCATCGGTATGGCGCGAAGCAGCCGAGAACGTCGCCGAATCCCTGACAAAGGGCATGCGTGTGATTGTTTCCGGTCGCCTGAAGAGCCGTTCCTACGAGACAAAAGAAGGCGAGAAGCGCACCGTAATCGAGCTTGAGGTCGATGAGATCGGCCCGAGCCTGCGCTACGCCAACGCCAAGGTCAACCGCACCCAGCGCTCCGGCGCCGGGGGCGCCGGAAACGGTGCCCAGGGTGGCTTCGGCGGCGGCAACAGCGGCGGCGGCTTCGGCGGCGGCTCTGGTGGAAGCCAGGGCGGCAACTCCGGTGGGACCTGGGGTGGCAACCAGCCCGCAGCGCAGGAAGACCCTTGGGCTACGCCCGGGGTCAGCAATGCCGGCGGCTGGGGCAACGGCCCGGATTCCGAACCTCCCTTCTAAACAACATTTAAGGCCCGACGGCGGAACCCGCCAGGACGCCGCAAGGCTGCCAGGCGCAGACGACGCCGGACCACCACCATCCCGTGGATCAATATCCACGGGCTCCATCGAATAGGAGCTCCACGATGGCTAAGGCTGAACTCCGTAAGCCCAAACCAAAGTCCAACCCCTTGAAGGCCGCTGACATCACTGTCATCGACTACAAGGACGTAGCATTGCTGCGCAAGTTCATCTCCGACCGCGGAAAGATCCGCGCCCGTCGCGTCACCGGCGTCACGGTGCAGGAACAGCGCAAGATCGCCCAGGCAATCAAGAACGCCCGCGAAGTTGCTCTGCTGCCTTACTCCGGCGCTGGCCGCGGCTAAGGAAGGGATTAACTAACATGGCAAAGCTCATACTGACCCACGAAGTAACCGGTCTCGGTGCTGCTGGCGACGTTGTCGAGGTCAAGGACGGTTACGCACGTAACTACCTGCTGCCCCGCAACTTCGCCCTGACCTGGTCCAAGGGTGGCGAGAAGCAGGTTGAGTCCATCAAGGCTGCCCGCGTTGCCCGCGAGCACGCTTCCCTGGAAGACGCTCAGAAGCAGGCTGCTGCACTCTCCGCCAAGCCGGTCAAGCTGGTCGTCAAGGCCGGCGAAACTGGACGCCTGTTCGGCACCGTCAAGCAGGCCGACGTAGCCGACGCTGTTGAGGCCGCTGGCCTTGGCCGCATCGACAAGCGCAAGGTGGAACTGCCGGCACACATCAAGTCGATCGGTTCCTACCAGGCGCACGTCCGTCTCCACGACGACGTCGCCGCTGTGATCGAACTCGACGTAGTTCCGGGCAAGTAGTCCTTCGACTACGGCCTGTGGCCAGGCAGTCCTGAACTGCCCGGAAGCCCCCGCCTTCGGATTCCTCTGAGGAACCGATGGCGGGGGCTTTCTGCTGTCTGAACCAATGCGGGGTCAGATAGCGCCCATTGTGCCGCCCCGGATGGGCCGTAAGTGACCCCGCGTTGCAGTAGTCCGGCGGCGGGGCGGAAGACAGGAACGGGAATAAAAGTAGGGCCCCGCTCCTTCCATAGATAGATGCAAACGCATGTATTGCAGTTTTGAATTTATCTACCCAAGGAGTACTCCGTGGAAACCCGCCGCATCACTGTTCTCTCCGCCGGCCTCGGCGTCCCGTCCTCGAGCCGCCTGCTGGCGGACCAGCTGGCGGCCTCGGCTGAACGCCAGCTCTCGGCGTCCGGCTACGCCGTTACCGTCGATGTCGTGGAACTGCGGGACCTGGCGGTGGATATCGCGAATAACTTTGTGACCGGCTACGCCGCCCCTCGCCTGGCCGAGGTTATCGCCGGCGTCGAGGCCTCGGACGGCATCATCGCGGTCAGTCCCGTTTTCAGTGCCTCCTACAGCGGCCTGTTCAAGTCGTTCATCGATGTCCTGGACCCCAAGTCCCTGGCGGGAAAGGCCGTGCTGCTCGGCGCCACGGCGGGCACGGACCGGCACCAGATGGTGCTTGATTTCGCCATGCGGCCCCTGTTCACCTACCTGCGCACCCGGATAGCCGCTACCGCGGTTTTCGCCGGCCCGCAGGACTGGGGGAACGCCGACGACGGCGGATCGCCGCTCTCGGTACGGATAGACCGGGCGTCAGGGGAGTTCGCCCGCCTGCTGGAAGGTGTGCAGCCACAACAGAAGCCGGCAGTACTGGAATCGTTGCCCTTTGAGCAGTTGCTCGCCGGAATCTCAGGCGGACACTAGCGGCCGGAGCCGACCCGGATTACGGTCAGTCGTCGAGCAATGCGATGAATTCCCTGGCCTGCTTCATGGAAATGTCCGAGTGGCGGGTCAGGGCCGCCGCGGCCGCCTCGGGATCGCCGCTTTTGGCCAGGGTGCGGATCCTGCCGTAGATCTCATCGTTGAGCATGTTGCTGCTGACCTCCCGCGTGACATCGCCCTTGCTGGCGATCGCGCGGTAGCGGTACGGGAAACGCTGCGGCGTGTCTTCCTCGTCTTCAGCGACGGCTTGCTGCGGAACTGTGGGGCGGAAGGGCTGCGGATGCGCGGCCAGGGCGCCGACGGCGTCCCGGGAGGCCCGGAGGCCGTCGCCCGTGGCCTCGAAGTAGAGCTTGATGGCGGCCATGGCCTGTCCCTGCGCAATCAGGGCGTACAGGCGGCGGTGCTGCTCCTGGTTGAGCTTGGCTGCCGCTGCCCGGGCGAGTTCCACGGGGTCCAGGCCGGGCTGCGCCGGGGCCTCCGGCCGCGGCCGGAGGCCCCGGCGGCCCAGTGCGCGGGTTGCCAGCAGCACGCCGGCGCCGACGAGCGCCAGGATCAGAATGGGAATGAGCAGGGGTTCCATGCGCTACAGCCGATCTACATAATTCTTGGCGGTCAGGAGATCTGAATGCGTTGCCTGGCGCAGCAGCCTGACTGCCTGGATCTTCTTGCCGTTCCGGGCCAGCGACTGAAGCTGCAGGGTGAACTGGGGGTTCAGTTGGCCGCCGGGCAGGACTGCGCCCTGGTAGCCGGCTTGCCCCGCCGCCGGGGCGGAGCCCACCTGGGCGCGCAGGGATGCGCGGGCATGCTCCGCTTGCTGCGACTGCTGTTGCTCATTCTGGCTGGGGCGGGTGGCCGCATCCACCCGGGCGCGCGCCGCCGTGGCGGCCTGGACCTGGGCCGCATAGTGGGCCTGTGAGCGCACGGCAAGCTCCAATTGATAGCGCTCCGCGTCGGAAATACCGAAATTGCGCGGCTTCAGGGCCGTGGCGAAGGCCCACAGCACTGCCGCGAGAATGAGGGCAGGCAGTATGACTAGCAGTACATCGCCCATGTCTAGAGCTTATGCCAGATTGCAGTTATCCACAGCACCTTCGCGCCGTCGCTTACAGTGCGCCCGGACAGCCGTCAATTCGGCCAGATCCCGTGACGTCGGCCACAAAATGCGCGCATTTGGCTCCGCTTATGGGCCTGAATCCGCCACGTATCCCCAGCGGCAGGATGCAAGCTGTGGATGAAGCTTTGCGAAAGTATTTTTGTGTCCACAAGGTAATCCCAGTGTTTCCGCAGGTCAACGACCTGTTTCACGCTGAAGTATTTTTCTATCCACAGCTATTCCCACAGGCTGTGCACAAGCAGGAGGCACTAGTGCACAGCTTATCCACAGGGGCATCGCCAGGCCGGGTTGGTGCCCGCCGGATCGGGGGATAACGTAGCTGGATATCAAGCCGCGGATCCGGAAGTCCGGGGTATGCAGCGCACCTTCCTTGACGGGTCCGGCTTCGTCCGCCGCAGGGG from Arthrobacter sp. PAMC25564 encodes:
- a CDS encoding DUF1345 domain-containing protein, with amino-acid sequence MNTGSPSRGAVRARRSRLRFAVMLLAGLLAAMAAGLTGHWVEAPAIGWSSAALTYMLWVWLVVGRLDPAETRSHATAEDPSRSTTDLLILAANVASLAAVAAVVVDSHSNTDGASRLGGGLLALTSVALSWMLVQTLFTLRYAQLYYSTGRKAGAGVGGIDFNQTQPPQYTDFAYLATSLGMTYQVSDTALQNHGIRAEALKHSLLSYLFGTIILAATLNLVIGLAA
- the rpsF gene encoding 30S ribosomal protein S6, whose protein sequence is MRPYELMVIIDPEVEERTVEPTLQKFLSVITTDGGTIEKVDIWGRRRLAYEIQKKTEGIYAVVNFTAEPATAKELDRQLSLNETIMRTKITRPEVQKVVAE
- a CDS encoding single-stranded DNA-binding protein, with translation MAGETTITVIGNLTNDPELRFTPSGSAVANFTIASTPRTFDRQSNEWKDGETLFLRASVWREAAENVAESLTKGMRVIVSGRLKSRSYETKEGEKRTVIELEVDEIGPSLRYANAKVNRTQRSGAGGAGNGAQGGFGGGNSGGGFGGGSGGSQGGNSGGTWGGNQPAAQEDPWATPGVSNAGGWGNGPDSEPPF
- the rpsR gene encoding 30S ribosomal protein S18; translated protein: MAKAELRKPKPKSNPLKAADITVIDYKDVALLRKFISDRGKIRARRVTGVTVQEQRKIAQAIKNAREVALLPYSGAGRG
- the rplI gene encoding 50S ribosomal protein L9, whose product is MAKLILTHEVTGLGAAGDVVEVKDGYARNYLLPRNFALTWSKGGEKQVESIKAARVAREHASLEDAQKQAAALSAKPVKLVVKAGETGRLFGTVKQADVADAVEAAGLGRIDKRKVELPAHIKSIGSYQAHVRLHDDVAAVIELDVVPGK
- a CDS encoding FMN reductase, with translation METRRITVLSAGLGVPSSSRLLADQLAASAERQLSASGYAVTVDVVELRDLAVDIANNFVTGYAAPRLAEVIAGVEASDGIIAVSPVFSASYSGLFKSFIDVLDPKSLAGKAVLLGATAGTDRHQMVLDFAMRPLFTYLRTRIAATAVFAGPQDWGNADDGGSPLSVRIDRASGEFARLLEGVQPQQKPAVLESLPFEQLLAGISGGH